Proteins from a genomic interval of Fusarium oxysporum Fo47 chromosome I, complete sequence:
- a CDS encoding P-loop containing nucleoside triphosphate hydrolase protein, with amino-acid sequence MAYNAMMLPNMAATTTELWPSITNIAMAPWRHMTSVTPSRSVPSKNGVEQTKVADAQRVTELQIPEFLLQVDFGSLSRSRFSPMTPMTAQTTLSIMDRVGLRAANPILRHPQFQPRVLTQSSFLRSFSQSSSGILSSPRGISTLGAFSVQRRAFGSSNGISRNQLATLEESANRNPGNANAQNAFYQLLLRANMPAILVERYQSGRFASNAATNDAYQRALTMLGVNANQAANAQGAVNGNFAGTQWPTYEQGIANAAVAGSANGGNPMGHKGEPIHVIVQESTRSTIFRWFKFLAIFIVTTYLCFALVTIAIEAFSTFRRGGPSSKADSEVKAEKQNTRFSDVHGCDEAKEELQEVVEFLKNPEKFSDLGAKLPKGVLLVGPPGTGKTLLARAVAGEAGVPFFYMSGSEFDEIFVGVGAKRVRELFTAAKSKSPAIVFIDELDAIGGKRNPRDQAHAKQTLNQLLTELDGFDQDSKIIIIGATNLPKMLDKALTRPGRFDRHVNVELPDVRGRIAILKHHAKKIKVGPDVDLEAIAARCPGRSGAELENMLNVAALRASRAKASVVRKQDMEWAYDRVTMGSERKSMVVTEKEKEMTAYHEAGHALVQLFDKESSNTLYKVTILPKGPSLGHTAQLPQMDKYSYTAAEYMSNIRVALGGKMAEELRYGDDKVTSGVSSDLERATDLSFMMVTLFGMSSVLGPVEYGRRYENLSSETKAAIEGEVQRTIRKSYEDVRKLLTDKRNELDLLAKALVKYETLDKAEVEKVIRGESLPGRIIAPKGPMTLPIPQQAPTPPGLGGVTHPQPPETPAPPAAADTSNTEG; translated from the exons ATGGCTTATAATGCCATGATGCTGCCG AACATGGCAGCGACCACAACGGAGTTATGGCCTTCGATTACGAATATCGCCATGGCTCCCTGGCGGCATATGACTTCAGTCACACCCAGTCGATCGGTCCCTTCGAAGAATGGCGTGGAACAGACAAAGGTGGCGGACGCTCAACGA GTGACCGAACTCCAAATCCCCGAATTCCTTCTACAAGTTGACTTTGGTTCCCTCTCTCGCTCACGATTTTCTCCTATGACACCGATGACTGCTCAGACAACTCTTTCCATCATGGACCGTGTTGGCCTTCGAGCGGCCAACCCCATTTTGCGACACCCTCAATTTCAGCCCCGCGTATTGACCCAGTCGTCTTTCCTACGCTCGTTTTCGCAATCTTCTTCCGGTATTCTCTCATCTCCTCGTGGTATCTCAACTCTCGGTGCATTTTCTGTTCAGCGCAGAGCATTCGGCAGCTCCAATGGCATTTCCCGCAACCAGCTGGCAACATTGGAGGAATCCGCCAATCGAAATCCCGGTAATGCGAACGCGCAAAACGCTTTCTACCAGCTCCTTCTCCGTGCCAACATGCCTGCTATTCTTGTGGAACGATATCAATCTGGACGCTTTGCCTCCAACGCTGCAACCAACGATGCTTACCAGCGAGCCCTCACGATGCTTGGTGTTAACGCTAACCAAGCTGCGAATGCGCAAGGTGCTGTGAACGGAAACTTTGCTGGAACTCAATGGCCAACTTATGAGCAAGGCATTGCCAACGCTGCTGTGGCTGGATCCGCCAATGGTGGTAATCCTATGGGCCACAAGGGTGAGCCCATCCACGTTATCGTTCAGGAGTCAACTCGGTCCACTATCTTCCGCTGGTTCAAATTTTTGGCCATCTTCATTGTGACCACCTATCTCTGTTTCGCGCTTGTTACTATTGCCATCGAGGCATTCAGTACTTTCCGTCGCGGTGGACCTAGCAGCAAGGCAGATTCTgaggtcaaggctgagaagcaaAATACTCGGTTCAGCGATGTTCACGGTTGTGATGAAGCCAAAGAGGAACTCCAAGAAGTTGTAGAGTTTCTGAAGAATCCCGAAAAGTTCAGCGATCTTGGTGCTAAACTGCCCAAGGGCGTCCTCCTGGTTGGCCCTCCTGGTACTGGTAAGACGCTTCTTGCTCGAGCTGTTGCCGGCGAAGCCGGTGTTCCTTTTTTCTACATGTCTGGTAGTGAGTTTGACGAGATATTCGTTGGCGTTGGTGCCAAGCGAGTCCGTGAGCTGTTCACCGCGGCTAAGAGCAAGTCCCCTGCCATTGTTTTCATCGACGAACTTGATGCCATTGGAGGCAAGCGAAACCCACGGGACCAAGCCCATGCCAAGCAGACACTGAACCAGTTGCTTACCGAATTGGATGGCTTCGATCAGGACAGCAAAATTATCATTATCGGAGCCACCAACTTGCCCAAAATGCTCGACAAGGCCCTTACCCGACCTGGACGATTTGACCGCCATGTTAATGTTGAACTGCCCGATGTTCGTGGCCGTATTGCCATTCTCAAGCACCacgccaagaagatcaaggttgGACCTGATGTTGACCTCGAAGCTATTGCTGCTCGATGCCCCGGTCGATCTGGTGCCGAACTTGAGAACATGCTGAACGTTGCCGCTCTCCGAGCCAGCCGAGCCAAGGCCAGTGTTGTTCGAAAGCAAGATATGGAATGGGCCTACGACCGAGTCACCATGGGTTCCGAACGCAAGTCAATGGTTGTCactgagaaagagaaggagatgacTGCTTATCACGAGGCTGGCCATGCGCTTGTTCAGCTTTTTGATAAGGAGAGCTCAAACACTCTGTACAAGGTCACAATCCTCCCCAAGGGTCCCTCGCTGGGCCACACCGCCCAACTTCCCCAGATGGACAAGTATTCTTACACAGCTGCTGAGTATATGTCAAATATCCGCGTCGCACTTGGAGGAAAGATGGCTGAAGAGCTACGATACGGTGACGACAAGGTGACATCTGGTGTTTCATCG GATCTCGAGAGGGCCACCGACCTGAGCTTCATGATGGTGACACTCTTTGGCATGTCTAGTGTTCTGGGACCTGTTGAATATGGCCGAAGATACGAGAACCTCAGTTCGGAAACAAAGGCAGCAATTGAAGGCGAGGTTCAGAGGACAATACGAAAGTCGTACGAGGATGTACGAAAACTGTTGACGGACAAGCGAAACGAACTCGACTTGTTAGCCAAGGCTCTTGTTAAGTACGAGACTTTGGACAAGGCCGAAGTGGAGAAGGTGATTCGCGGTGAGAGCCTCCCTGGGCGTATCATCGCTCCTAAGGGACCCATGACATTGCCTATCCCTCAGCAAGCCCCGACACCTCCTGGTCTCGGCGGCGTGactcatcctcaacctccgGAGACACCTGCGCCACCAGCTGCAGCAGACACATCAAACACTGAAGGGTGA